A section of the Cyanobium sp. ATX 6F1 genome encodes:
- a CDS encoding efflux RND transporter permease subunit produces MSLSDRFIRNPVLTTVCSLVIVILGAIALPMLPLEKLPQLAPTQIQVTASNIGADARTTVDTVTNPLEEEINGVEAMKYMSSNTSSDGIANIVVSFPVAIDRNIAQVNVQNRVNQATPGLPDVVKQTGVTVEAASPSLLLAYGFYADKDAQGQPLYDTFFISNYIDRTLLNEIKRIPGIGQAKLIGERKLALRIWLDPIKMAAQNLTPLDVERALKEQNIQSGAGRIGQEPIDPKQQFAIPLKAESRFTSVADAENLVVSVGPNGETAKLRDLGRVELGAENYDLSTTLGGRPSAGLALYQLPGANALDTGNRVKALVERLSADFPQGLRYEIPYDSTLFVTTSLKDVTSNLFQAIVMAVLTILLFLQDWRSTIVPALAMPVAMIGAMGVLLGFGFSINQLTMFGIILAIGTVTDDAVVIVQSIKDKLGQGMRPMQAALDAMNELATPSITAALVQLAVFIPVCFFPGTTGIVYRQFAITLSAAIVFSTFNALTFSPTIAALFLRPEGTPPGAIDKLINGGLGWIFRPFNRAFAALFAWYGRTIGTLVRFRHVVVTVFVVGLVATVLMLKIVPTGFIPEEDQGLMILLGESPPSASLSYTQKQVEQVNGILAEFTDIESYLGAAGFGLEGNSYNKYLFFIRLKAWDQRPAQDQSVFSLLERLNQRLKKEITGSRAFAANVPPVDGVGATGGFDFQLQNRAGLPTEALLKNLNTMIAAARERPELQGVTTTFTPGVEQISIRVNRDLLKSLDVDINEVFGTLQAYLGGRYVNDFVFEQNQYRVYVQADGTFRDQPDAISSFFVRSRKGGLVQLKDVVVTERFSAPPTITRYNVYEAIKIQGGPAPGYSSGQALAAMEEVAAKVLDPGFGYEWSGLSLEERSAGGATGAIFALAFVLVFLVMAAQYGSYVDPTIILLTVPLATLGAMVAIWCRANWLQAGSSWPVISNDIFAQVGLLMLIGMASKNAILIVEQANEYLRLGMSLSEAGIAAAKARFQPIVMTAASGLVGYIPLMTASGAGSISRWSIGTVSFGGYLVATVLSLGVAPVLFVVIKGLERQYLLRTPPTPEKG; encoded by the coding sequence ATGAGCCTCTCCGATCGCTTCATTCGCAACCCCGTCCTGACCACGGTCTGCTCCCTGGTGATCGTGATCCTGGGTGCGATCGCCCTGCCGATGTTGCCGCTGGAGAAGCTGCCCCAGCTGGCGCCCACTCAGATTCAGGTCACGGCCTCGAACATCGGCGCCGATGCCCGCACCACCGTGGACACGGTGACGAATCCACTGGAGGAGGAGATCAACGGCGTCGAGGCGATGAAGTACATGTCCTCGAACACCTCTTCCGATGGCATCGCCAACATCGTGGTGTCGTTTCCGGTGGCGATCGATCGAAACATCGCCCAGGTGAATGTGCAGAACCGGGTGAACCAGGCCACCCCTGGCTTGCCGGATGTCGTCAAGCAGACGGGGGTGACCGTGGAGGCCGCCTCCCCCAGCCTGCTGCTGGCCTATGGCTTCTATGCCGACAAGGACGCCCAGGGACAGCCGCTTTACGACACGTTCTTCATCAGCAACTACATCGATCGCACGCTTCTCAACGAGATCAAGCGCATCCCGGGGATCGGCCAGGCCAAGCTGATCGGAGAGCGCAAGCTCGCCCTTCGGATCTGGCTTGATCCGATCAAGATGGCGGCCCAGAACCTCACCCCCCTCGATGTGGAGCGGGCGCTGAAGGAGCAGAACATCCAGTCGGGCGCCGGCAGAATCGGCCAGGAGCCGATCGACCCCAAGCAGCAATTCGCCATTCCGCTCAAGGCTGAAAGCCGGTTCACGAGCGTGGCCGATGCGGAAAATCTGGTCGTGAGTGTCGGCCCGAACGGGGAGACCGCCAAACTTCGGGATCTCGGTCGCGTTGAGCTGGGTGCCGAGAACTACGACCTGAGCACCACCCTGGGTGGCCGGCCTTCCGCCGGTCTGGCGCTTTATCAGCTTCCAGGCGCCAACGCCCTGGACACCGGGAATCGGGTCAAGGCCCTGGTGGAGCGTCTGTCCGCCGATTTCCCCCAGGGCCTGCGCTACGAGATCCCCTACGACTCCACCCTGTTTGTGACCACATCCCTGAAGGATGTGACCTCCAATCTGTTCCAGGCGATCGTGATGGCGGTGCTCACGATCCTGCTCTTCCTCCAGGACTGGCGCTCGACGATCGTGCCGGCGTTGGCGATGCCGGTGGCGATGATCGGCGCCATGGGTGTGTTGCTGGGCTTCGGCTTCAGCATCAACCAACTCACGATGTTCGGCATCATCCTGGCGATCGGTACGGTCACCGATGATGCGGTGGTGATCGTGCAGTCGATCAAGGACAAGCTCGGCCAGGGGATGCGGCCGATGCAGGCGGCGCTCGATGCCATGAACGAACTGGCCACGCCCTCGATCACGGCGGCGCTGGTGCAGCTGGCCGTGTTCATTCCGGTCTGCTTCTTCCCGGGCACCACAGGGATCGTCTATCGCCAGTTCGCGATCACCCTTTCGGCGGCGATCGTGTTCTCCACCTTCAACGCCCTCACGTTCTCGCCCACGATCGCGGCCTTGTTCCTGCGGCCTGAAGGGACGCCACCCGGTGCGATCGACAAGCTGATCAACGGCGGCCTGGGCTGGATCTTCCGGCCGTTCAATCGCGCGTTTGCAGCCCTGTTCGCCTGGTATGGACGCACCATCGGCACGCTGGTGCGCTTCCGCCATGTCGTCGTGACGGTGTTCGTGGTGGGGCTGGTGGCCACGGTGCTGATGCTCAAGATCGTGCCCACCGGCTTCATACCGGAGGAGGACCAGGGGTTGATGATCCTCCTGGGCGAGTCTCCGCCTTCCGCCTCCCTCAGCTACACCCAGAAGCAGGTGGAGCAGGTGAATGGGATCCTCGCGGAGTTCACCGACATTGAGAGCTATCTGGGTGCCGCCGGTTTCGGACTGGAAGGCAACAGCTACAACAAATACCTGTTCTTTATCAGGCTCAAGGCCTGGGATCAACGTCCAGCGCAGGATCAATCCGTGTTCAGCCTGCTTGAGCGCCTCAATCAGCGGCTCAAGAAGGAGATCACCGGTTCAAGGGCGTTTGCTGCCAATGTGCCTCCCGTCGACGGGGTGGGGGCCACCGGTGGCTTTGATTTCCAGCTGCAGAACCGCGCTGGACTACCGACCGAGGCCCTGCTCAAGAACCTCAACACGATGATTGCCGCTGCTCGGGAGCGGCCCGAGCTCCAGGGGGTCACCACCACCTTCACGCCGGGCGTGGAGCAGATTTCGATCCGGGTGAATCGGGATCTGCTCAAATCACTCGATGTGGACATCAACGAGGTGTTCGGCACGCTCCAGGCCTATCTCGGTGGCCGCTACGTGAATGACTTCGTGTTCGAGCAGAACCAGTACCGGGTGTATGTGCAGGCCGACGGCACCTTCCGCGACCAGCCTGATGCCATCTCCTCGTTCTTTGTGCGCTCCCGAAAGGGTGGCCTTGTGCAGCTCAAGGACGTGGTGGTGACGGAACGCTTCTCGGCCCCACCCACGATCACCCGCTACAACGTCTACGAGGCGATCAAGATCCAGGGAGGTCCAGCCCCTGGCTACAGCTCCGGCCAGGCGTTGGCGGCCATGGAGGAGGTGGCCGCCAAGGTGCTGGATCCAGGTTTTGGCTACGAGTGGAGTGGCCTGTCGCTGGAGGAACGCTCGGCCGGCGGCGCCACCGGTGCGATCTTCGCGCTGGCCTTCGTGTTGGTGTTCCTGGTGATGGCCGCCCAGTACGGGAGCTACGTGGATCCCACGATCATCCTGCTCACGGTGCCGCTGGCTACGCTGGGGGCGATGGTGGCGATCTGGTGCCGCGCCAATTGGTTGCAGGCCGGCAGCAGCTGGCCGGTGATCAGCAACGACATCTTTGCCCAGGTGGGTCTGTTGATGCTGATCGGCATGGCCAGCAAGAACGCCATCTTGATCGTCGAGCAGGCCAACGAATACCTGCGGCTGGGCATGAGCCTGAGCGAAGCCGGCATCGCCGCCGCCAAGGCCCGTTTCCAACCGATCGTGATGACCGCGGCCTCAGGTCTGGTGGGCTACATCCCGCTGATGACCGCCTCCGGCGCCGGCTCGATCAGCCGCTGGTCGATCGGCACGGTGAGCTTCGGCGGTTATCTGGTGGCCACCGTGCTCAGCCTGGGGGTGGCGCCGGTGCTGTTTGTGGTGATCAAGGGCCTCGAGCGGCAGTATCTGTTGCGCACGCCCCCCACACCGGAGAAAGGGTGA
- a CDS encoding DUF952 domain-containing protein, with amino-acid sequence MPILYSFRRCPYAIRARLAIEAAGLLVELRELELKAKPAEMLAASPKGTVPVLVLPTGEVIEESLAVMAWALGQHDPGDWRRAGDGPAAANERAQIAALIDANDGTFKVHLDRYKYAHRFAGADPLAHRQATLDILRDWNARLELGGWLLGGRPSLADIALLPFVRQFRQADAGWFDRLPDLAPLHTWLGRFLASPELAVVMEREPPWAPGESPRLFPKGRLIHHLALAEEWRAAERAGVYERSTRGLSLEQVGFIHASFEHQLAATHARFYVDAPELLQLVIDPARLAVPLALEAAPGGVELFPHIHGPLPIDAVVAVESYP; translated from the coding sequence TTGCCGATCCTCTACAGCTTTCGGCGCTGCCCCTACGCCATCCGAGCTCGGCTGGCGATCGAAGCCGCTGGGTTGCTGGTGGAGTTGCGGGAGCTGGAGCTGAAGGCCAAGCCCGCCGAGATGCTCGCGGCCTCCCCCAAGGGCACCGTGCCGGTGCTGGTGCTCCCCACTGGCGAGGTGATCGAGGAGAGCCTGGCGGTGATGGCCTGGGCCCTGGGCCAGCACGATCCCGGCGACTGGCGCCGCGCCGGCGACGGCCCGGCCGCCGCAAACGAACGGGCACAGATCGCCGCCCTGATCGATGCCAACGATGGAACGTTCAAGGTCCATCTGGATCGCTACAAGTACGCCCATCGCTTCGCCGGCGCCGATCCCCTGGCCCACCGCCAGGCCACCCTGGACATCCTGCGCGATTGGAACGCCCGGCTGGAGTTGGGGGGCTGGCTTCTGGGGGGGCGCCCCTCCCTGGCCGACATCGCCCTGCTGCCCTTCGTGCGCCAGTTCCGCCAGGCCGATGCCGGCTGGTTCGATCGCCTCCCCGATCTGGCCCCCCTTCACACCTGGCTGGGACGCTTTCTGGCCAGCCCCGAGCTGGCGGTGGTGATGGAGCGGGAGCCGCCCTGGGCTCCAGGTGAGTCGCCGCGGCTGTTCCCCAAGGGGCGCTTGATCCATCACCTGGCCCTGGCCGAGGAGTGGCGAGCCGCCGAACGCGCCGGCGTCTACGAACGCTCCACCCGCGGCCTCTCGCTGGAGCAGGTGGGGTTCATCCACGCCAGCTTCGAGCACCAGCTGGCGGCCACCCACGCCCGCTTCTATGTCGATGCCCCCGAGCTGCTGCAACTGGTGATCGACCCGGCCCGCCTGGCGGTGCCCCTGGCCCTGGAGGCGGCCCCAGGCGGCGTCGAGCTGTTTCCCCACATCCACGGCCCTCTGCCGATCGACGCGGTGGTGGCCGTGGAGTCCTACCCATGA
- a CDS encoding GUN4 domain-containing protein, with protein MTDPGEQRVAALEAALAALSRRLETTEAQLREHEACLSVVSDVVRFAKLRELLAQGRFNAADRETTRVLYDYLGSTVDEITPEAIEACPGTPLQIIDRLWRDASGSHYGFSAQLRIYRSLGGSLETLIAQDGARFRAFCGRVGWDPNGLLADPDDAAEAEAESPAAPEADATDLPEGALPRRWWSTPYGMKIGNIFMARLITAGFDDATTPVAAPAPSG; from the coding sequence ATGACCGACCCTGGCGAGCAGCGGGTCGCCGCACTGGAGGCCGCCCTGGCGGCTCTCAGCCGGCGGCTGGAGACCACCGAGGCCCAGTTGCGGGAACACGAGGCCTGTCTGAGCGTTGTCTCCGACGTGGTGCGCTTCGCCAAGCTGAGGGAACTGCTGGCCCAGGGCCGCTTCAACGCTGCCGACCGGGAAACGACGCGGGTTCTCTACGACTACCTCGGCAGCACGGTGGACGAGATCACGCCCGAGGCGATCGAAGCCTGCCCCGGCACACCCCTGCAGATCATCGACCGGCTCTGGCGCGACGCCAGCGGCAGCCACTACGGCTTCAGCGCCCAGCTGCGGATCTACCGCTCCCTGGGGGGCAGCCTCGAGACGCTGATCGCCCAGGATGGGGCACGCTTTCGGGCCTTCTGCGGGCGGGTGGGCTGGGACCCGAACGGCCTGCTTGCCGATCCCGATGACGCAGCGGAGGCCGAGGCTGAATCCCCGGCAGCGCCGGAGGCCGATGCCACTGATCTGCCCGAGGGTGCCCTGCCGCGGCGCTGGTGGAGCACCCCCTACGGCATGAAGATCGGCAACATCTTCATGGCACGGCTGATCACCGCCGGCTTCGACGACGCGACGACGCCCGTTGCCGCGCCCGCGCCGTCTGGCTGA
- a CDS encoding M23 family metallopeptidase, which translates to MARPSARPLTLAALGGLLALGPAPIWAQPMPPPIAIPLPTIIRPTSRGAVAEATQAPPLWTPVVARALTPLAPAVPGVDGQRHLVYELELLNATRSPARLESLEVRDGTRPERVLASFTGPELLPRLRTLGNSAAADPVIPFDQARLVLINLSLPPGGPLPARLLHRLKVSGSTGPAPGKAGPVSYDAAPIAIEPQLFVLGPPLGGKGWVAINGCCRSDVGHRSTGLPIDGRLAFAQRFAIDWMRLDGQGRLANGDLSKVGSYPSFGAEVIAVADGTVVDVRNDLPEQVPPNLPAPSAVSLATVLGNHVILQVGPEAYAVYAHLQPGSVRVRAGERVRRGQPLGLLGNSGNSSAPHLHFHLMRGPSLGSDGLPYVIDQFQLAGQIPEAQADAFYGFKGAWNQTLLPTPAPRANQFPLFFSVLDFPTTPAP; encoded by the coding sequence ATGGCACGTCCGTCGGCGCGCCCCCTGACCCTCGCGGCCCTCGGGGGGTTGCTCGCGCTGGGGCCTGCCCCGATCTGGGCTCAGCCGATGCCCCCCCCGATTGCCATCCCGCTGCCGACCATCATCAGACCCACCAGTCGGGGCGCGGTGGCTGAAGCAACCCAGGCTCCCCCCCTGTGGACCCCCGTGGTCGCTCGCGCCCTCACCCCCCTGGCCCCGGCGGTGCCAGGGGTGGATGGGCAACGGCATCTGGTCTACGAACTCGAGCTGCTCAATGCCACGCGCAGCCCCGCCCGCCTGGAGTCCCTCGAGGTGCGCGATGGGACGCGCCCCGAGCGCGTGCTGGCCAGCTTCACGGGGCCTGAGCTGCTCCCGCGCCTGCGCACTCTGGGCAACAGCGCCGCCGCCGATCCCGTGATCCCCTTCGACCAGGCCCGGCTGGTGCTGATCAATCTCAGCCTTCCACCCGGCGGTCCCTTGCCCGCCCGGCTCCTACACCGGCTGAAGGTCAGTGGTTCCACCGGCCCGGCTCCGGGGAAGGCGGGCCCCGTCAGCTACGACGCCGCGCCGATCGCCATCGAACCCCAACTGTTCGTGCTCGGACCACCCCTGGGCGGAAAGGGCTGGGTGGCGATCAACGGCTGCTGCCGCTCCGATGTGGGCCACCGCAGCACGGGATTGCCGATCGATGGCCGGCTCGCCTTCGCCCAGCGCTTCGCCATCGACTGGATGCGTCTCGATGGCCAGGGGCGCCTCGCCAACGGCGACCTCAGCAAGGTGGGCAGCTACCCCTCCTTCGGCGCCGAGGTGATCGCCGTGGCCGATGGCACCGTCGTCGATGTCCGCAACGACCTGCCGGAGCAGGTGCCCCCCAACCTGCCGGCCCCCAGCGCGGTGTCCTTGGCCACGGTGCTCGGCAACCACGTGATCCTGCAGGTGGGCCCTGAGGCCTACGCCGTCTACGCCCACCTGCAGCCCGGATCGGTGCGGGTGCGCGCCGGCGAGCGGGTCAGGCGCGGCCAGCCCCTGGGCCTGTTGGGCAACAGCGGCAATTCCTCGGCGCCCCACCTGCATTTCCACCTGATGCGTGGGCCCAGCCTGGGCTCCGATGGCCTGCCCTACGTGATCGACCAGTTCCAGCTGGCGGGTCAGATCCCAGAAGCACAGGCCGACGCCTTCTATGGCTTCAAAGGGGCCTGGAACCAGACGCTGTTGCCCACCCCAGCGCCCCGCGCCAATCAGTTCCCCCTGTTCTTCTCGGTGCTGGATTTCCCCACCACCCCCGCGCCATGA
- the gltS gene encoding sodium/glutamate symporter has protein sequence MGVQLASFATLNVAIVVLAAGQWLNRRVALLSAYNIPEPVSSGLLVCVLLALVHGIWGLEVSFNLATRDFLLLYFFAAIGLNADFGTLRSGGRPLALLVALTTGYMILQNLTGLGVASLLGLNPLVGLLGGSVSLLGGHGTAIAWAPRFAESHGIPNALEIAIACATLGLVLASLMGGPIAKILIGRHRLEPRGSAREEKERQGDAGAQARGIDGFSFLQTLFWLNMSLAVGELIYELLQAAGSNLPRFVCCLFGAILITNTVPRLAPTIPWPAQSASLALVSEVALGIFLTMSLMSLQLWTIAELAGPILAILVAQFVVAFLFALFVVFQLMGRDYEAAVICSGFGGVALGATPTAIANMTAVAKRYGAAQLAFIVVPLVSGFFVDIINAVVIQRFLNLFG, from the coding sequence ATGGGCGTTCAACTGGCGAGCTTTGCCACCCTCAACGTCGCGATCGTGGTGCTGGCGGCGGGCCAATGGCTCAACCGGCGCGTGGCCTTGCTCTCGGCGTACAACATCCCCGAGCCCGTGAGCAGCGGTCTGCTGGTGTGTGTGCTGCTGGCGCTGGTGCATGGGATCTGGGGGCTGGAGGTGAGTTTCAACCTCGCCACCCGCGATTTCCTGCTGCTCTATTTCTTTGCCGCCATCGGCCTCAATGCCGACTTCGGCACCCTGCGCTCGGGCGGTCGTCCGTTGGCGCTGCTGGTGGCCCTCACCACCGGCTACATGATCCTGCAGAACCTCACGGGCCTCGGCGTGGCCAGCCTGCTGGGGCTCAATCCCCTGGTGGGGCTGCTGGGGGGCTCTGTGTCGCTGCTGGGGGGGCACGGCACGGCCATCGCCTGGGCGCCCCGCTTCGCTGAATCCCACGGCATCCCCAACGCGCTGGAGATTGCGATCGCCTGCGCCACCCTCGGTTTGGTGCTGGCCTCGCTGATGGGCGGTCCGATCGCCAAGATCCTGATCGGGCGCCACAGGCTTGAACCCCGGGGCAGCGCCAGGGAAGAAAAGGAGCGCCAGGGGGACGCGGGCGCCCAGGCCCGTGGCATCGACGGCTTTTCCTTCCTGCAGACCTTGTTCTGGCTGAATATGAGCCTGGCGGTAGGCGAGCTGATTTACGAGTTGCTGCAGGCCGCCGGCAGCAACCTGCCGCGCTTCGTCTGTTGCCTGTTCGGGGCGATCCTGATCACCAACACCGTGCCGCGCCTGGCCCCGACCATCCCCTGGCCAGCGCAATCAGCATCGCTGGCCCTGGTCAGCGAGGTGGCGCTCGGGATCTTCCTGACGATGTCGCTGATGAGCCTGCAGCTGTGGACCATCGCCGAGCTGGCGGGTCCGATCCTGGCGATTCTGGTGGCCCAGTTCGTGGTGGCCTTTCTGTTCGCCCTGTTCGTGGTGTTTCAGCTGATGGGCCGCGACTACGAGGCGGCGGTGATCTGCTCGGGGTTCGGCGGCGTCGCGTTGGGGGCCACCCCGACGGCGATCGCCAACATGACGGCGGTGGCGAAGCGCTACGGCGCCGCCCAACTGGCCTTCATCGTCGTGCCACTGGTGTCGGGCTTTTTCGTCGACATCATCAACGCGGTCGTGATCCAGCGGTTCTTGAACCTGTTCGGCTGA
- a CDS encoding SulP family inorganic anion transporter, producing the protein MVQQGKVQGGTGTATATGTGAGTLIALLPGLNQWKLYRPEWWRGDLLAGLTVAAYLIPQCMAYAELAGVAPVAGLWAILPPMLLYALIGSSPQLSVGPESTTAVMTAAAIAPIAGGDPLAYASLASLLALAVGLICLVGAWTRLGFLADLLSKPILVGYMAGVAVIMITGQIGKISGVSLAAESLLGQLRELAGRAGEIHLPTLALAFAVLAFLLLVQRRFPTAPGPLLAVLLAVAVVSVLHLDQRGVAVIGAIPAGLPSFALPAAASSLQLKYLGATALGIALVGYSDNVLTARAFAARGGYRIDANQELLALGVVNVGNGLMQGFPVSSSGSRTAIGDSLGSRSQLFSLVAFAVVLLVLLFLRPVLALFPKAALGAIVIYAALRLIDLPEFQRMRRFRKSEFHLALVTLAGVLLTDILVGVGLAVALSVIELFARLVRPNDAVLGAVPQMEGLHDVSDWEGATTIPGLVLYRYDAPLCFANAEDFRRRALAAIAAEPVPVRWFVLNAEAIVEIDITAADMLQELREQLADAGIVFALARAKQDLLQQLGRAGVAEKIGADRCFPTLPTAVAAFRARFPELIAK; encoded by the coding sequence ATGGTGCAGCAGGGGAAGGTTCAGGGGGGAACCGGCACCGCCACCGCCACTGGAACGGGTGCCGGAACCCTGATCGCCCTGCTCCCGGGCCTGAACCAATGGAAGCTCTACCGGCCGGAGTGGTGGCGGGGCGATCTGCTGGCCGGCCTCACCGTGGCGGCCTACCTGATTCCCCAGTGCATGGCCTATGCGGAGCTGGCCGGTGTGGCGCCGGTGGCCGGTCTGTGGGCGATTTTGCCGCCGATGCTCCTCTATGCCCTGATCGGTTCCTCGCCTCAGCTCTCGGTGGGTCCGGAATCGACCACGGCCGTGATGACGGCGGCGGCGATCGCGCCGATCGCCGGGGGGGATCCACTGGCCTATGCCAGCCTCGCCAGCCTGCTGGCCCTGGCCGTGGGCCTGATCTGCCTGGTGGGAGCCTGGACCCGGCTCGGGTTTCTCGCCGATCTGCTCTCCAAGCCGATTCTGGTGGGCTACATGGCCGGGGTGGCGGTGATCATGATCACCGGTCAGATCGGCAAGATCAGCGGCGTCAGCCTGGCGGCCGAGTCGCTGCTCGGTCAGCTGCGGGAACTGGCCGGTCGGGCCGGTGAGATCCATCTGCCCACCCTGGCCCTGGCCTTCGCGGTGCTGGCGTTTCTGCTGCTGGTCCAGCGCCGCTTCCCCACGGCCCCCGGACCGCTGCTGGCGGTGCTGTTGGCGGTGGCGGTGGTGTCGGTCCTGCATCTCGATCAGCGGGGCGTCGCCGTGATCGGAGCGATCCCCGCCGGGTTGCCGAGCTTCGCTCTGCCGGCCGCCGCTTCCTCGCTGCAGCTGAAGTACCTGGGGGCGACCGCCCTGGGCATCGCGCTGGTGGGCTACTCCGACAACGTGCTCACCGCCCGGGCTTTCGCGGCCCGTGGTGGCTACCGCATCGACGCCAACCAGGAGCTGCTGGCGCTCGGGGTGGTGAACGTGGGCAATGGACTGATGCAGGGCTTCCCGGTCAGCAGCAGCGGCAGCCGCACCGCCATCGGTGATTCCCTCGGCAGCCGCTCCCAGTTGTTCTCGCTGGTGGCCTTCGCGGTGGTGCTGCTGGTGCTGCTGTTCCTGCGACCGGTGCTGGCCCTGTTCCCCAAGGCGGCCCTCGGCGCGATCGTGATCTATGCGGCCCTGCGCCTGATCGACCTTCCCGAATTCCAGCGGATGCGGCGGTTCAGGAAGAGCGAGTTCCACCTGGCGCTGGTCACCCTGGCCGGGGTTCTGCTCACCGACATCCTGGTGGGCGTCGGCCTGGCGGTCGCCCTGTCGGTGATCGAACTGTTCGCCCGCCTGGTGCGCCCCAACGATGCGGTTCTCGGCGCGGTGCCCCAGATGGAGGGGCTCCATGACGTGTCCGATTGGGAAGGGGCCACCACCATCCCCGGATTGGTGCTCTACCGCTACGACGCGCCGCTCTGTTTCGCGAACGCCGAGGACTTCCGTCGCCGTGCCCTGGCGGCGATCGCCGCCGAGCCGGTGCCGGTGCGCTGGTTCGTCCTCAACGCCGAAGCGATCGTGGAGATCGACATCACCGCCGCGGACATGTTGCAGGAGCTGCGGGAGCAACTGGCCGATGCGGGCATCGTCTTCGCCCTGGCCCGGGCCAAGCAGGATCTGCTCCAGCAGCTCGGCCGAGCGGGGGTGGCCGAGAAGATCGGCGCGGACCGCTGCTTCCCCACCCTCCCGACAGCCGTCGCCGCCTTCCGGGCCCGGTTCCCCGAGCTGATTGCCAAATGA
- a CDS encoding cupin domain-containing protein, with translation MAEPSLQHWHPESSLELPSTAAEIEALVVAFEAGTLPRARWTHEAHLVVALKTLEQRPFNAALEHLRTRIRAYNEATGTANSDHSGYHETLTVHFLRGVGGHIARHPGWPLADSLAALLASPLAKRDWPLAAYSRGRLESIEARRSWLEPDLGPRALWAAAAPPRPRGSHYPAPFAALMTGREKRVLGESFGLRNFGVNQTRLAPGARTALRHAHSQQDEFVYVLEGHPTLITNHGERELAPGLAAGFAAGDGNAHHLVNRTAVDVVLLEIGDRSPGDGASYPDDDLTAELVEGAWRFSHKDGRPW, from the coding sequence ATGGCCGAGCCCTCCCTGCAGCACTGGCACCCCGAGAGCAGCTTGGAGTTGCCCTCCACTGCGGCGGAGATTGAGGCATTGGTGGTGGCCTTCGAAGCCGGCACCCTGCCCCGGGCCCGCTGGACCCACGAAGCCCACCTGGTGGTGGCCCTCAAGACCCTGGAGCAGCGCCCGTTCAACGCTGCTCTCGAACACCTGCGCACCCGCATCCGCGCCTACAACGAAGCCACCGGCACCGCCAACAGCGATCACTCCGGCTACCACGAAACGCTCACGGTCCATTTCCTGCGCGGGGTGGGTGGCCACATCGCCCGCCACCCCGGCTGGCCCCTGGCCGATTCCCTGGCCGCCCTGCTCGCTTCCCCCCTGGCGAAGCGCGACTGGCCCCTGGCCGCCTACAGCCGCGGGCGCCTGGAATCGATCGAGGCGCGCCGTAGCTGGCTGGAGCCCGACCTGGGGCCCAGGGCCCTCTGGGCCGCTGCGGCGCCGCCACGCCCCCGGGGCAGCCACTACCCCGCCCCATTCGCTGCCCTGATGACGGGCCGGGAGAAACGGGTGCTGGGGGAGAGCTTTGGGCTGCGGAATTTCGGCGTCAACCAGACGCGGCTGGCGCCGGGTGCCCGCACCGCCCTGCGCCATGCCCACAGCCAGCAGGACGAATTCGTCTACGTGCTGGAGGGCCACCCCACCTTGATCACCAATCACGGCGAGCGGGAACTTGCCCCGGGGCTGGCGGCGGGCTTTGCCGCCGGCGATGGCAACGCCCACCATCTGGTCAACCGTACGGCGGTGGATGTGGTGCTGCTGGAGATCGGCGACCGCAGCCCCGGCGACGGCGCCAGCTACCCCGACGACGATCTGACGGCAGAGCTGGTGGAGGGAGCTTGGCGGTTCAGCCACAAGGACGGGCGCCCCTGGTGA